The Bacteroidota bacterium genome window below encodes:
- a CDS encoding GNAT family N-acetyltransferase: MYTENAPIVKCPDSEILWEQYYQLRYEVLRKPWQQIEGSEIDPSDETSTHAAAILNDEIVAVGRLHLIDGDTAQIRYMAASPLMQGKGMGGKVLQYLEVEGKKQGVKKIILQARENAINFYLSHGYQITGDGILLFGVIPHKWMKKIL, from the coding sequence ATGTACACCGAAAATGCACCAATAGTGAAATGCCCCGACAGCGAAATTTTATGGGAGCAATATTATCAGCTACGCTATGAGGTGCTACGCAAACCCTGGCAACAAATTGAGGGGAGCGAAATAGACCCCAGCGATGAAACATCGACCCACGCTGCTGCCATACTCAACGATGAAATAGTAGCTGTTGGCCGCCTGCATTTAATTGATGGAGATACTGCACAAATACGATACATGGCTGCAAGCCCTTTGATGCAGGGCAAAGGGATGGGTGGCAAAGTATTACAGTATTTGGAAGTTGAAGGAAAGAAACAAGGCGTAAAAAAAATTATTCTTCAAGCACGCGAAAACGCAATTAATTTTTATCTGAGCCATGGTTATCAAATTACTGGAGACGGTATTCTGCTGTTCGGTGTGATACCTCATAAGTGGATGAAGAAGATTTTGTAA
- a CDS encoding translation initiation factor, with translation MGKNNNNNGIVYSTDPDFIKEGAGEAVEQTPLATQQKLKIFTDSKHRAGKVVTLVQGFVGRAEDLEKLAKTLKNFCGSGGSFKEGEIIIQGKHTEKIIKKLTELKYQIK, from the coding sequence GTGGGCAAAAATAACAACAATAATGGTATTGTATACTCTACCGATCCTGATTTTATAAAGGAAGGAGCAGGTGAGGCAGTAGAACAAACCCCGTTAGCTACGCAACAAAAACTTAAAATTTTTACCGATAGCAAACATCGTGCAGGCAAGGTTGTAACCTTGGTGCAAGGGTTTGTAGGCAGAGCGGAAGATTTAGAAAAATTGGCCAAAACACTAAAAAATTTTTGCGGTAGCGGGGGTAGTTTCAAGGAAGGAGAAATTATCATACAAGGAAAACATACCGAAAAAATAATAAAAAAACTTACTGAACTGAAATATCAAATTAAATGA